Proteins from a single region of Candidatus Paceibacterota bacterium:
- the aspS gene encoding aspartate--tRNA(Asn) ligase, translating to MKISIPTNKVIEHAGQDVMVRGFVHALRAQSKIAFIVIRDINGTIQGVVGKESPAFDTAKSLNVESVVEIHGLAKKADQAPGGVEIEVKDIVVLSAAAPELPIPVVTKKGGEETEAPIRFDYRWIDLRKPEKAQIFKVWTELERGFRQYWLDNDFLQIYPPSFMNTPSETGAQVFEVKYFKGKAYLAQSPQFYKQMGIASGFERVFMVAPVFRAEESFTTRHLTEFTGWDFEMAYIESHHDLMDTEEKMLVSGFTAVKKAFPNLAIEIPTTPFPRIPMVEAKKILKERGVESGEEHDLSPEEERAICDYVKEKHGHDFVFITDYHKSKSAFYHMRHEEGSEHGPDRSKRADLLYRGIEVTTLAQREHRVDILEKQALDKGMSLEALKDYINFFRYGCPPHGGAGIGPARLIMKMLDLPNVREATYLPRDVKRLNP from the coding sequence ATGAAAATCTCAATCCCAACCAACAAAGTCATCGAGCATGCAGGCCAAGACGTCATGGTCCGCGGCTTCGTGCACGCTCTCCGCGCGCAGTCCAAGATCGCATTCATCGTCATCCGCGACATCAACGGCACCATCCAGGGCGTCGTAGGCAAAGAGTCGCCTGCATTCGATACGGCGAAATCTCTGAATGTCGAATCGGTCGTCGAGATACATGGCTTGGCCAAAAAAGCCGACCAGGCTCCGGGCGGCGTCGAGATCGAGGTCAAAGATATCGTCGTCCTTTCAGCCGCCGCTCCCGAACTGCCGATCCCTGTCGTCACTAAAAAGGGCGGGGAAGAGACCGAGGCGCCGATCCGCTTCGACTATCGCTGGATCGATCTTCGCAAGCCGGAAAAGGCCCAGATATTCAAAGTCTGGACCGAGCTCGAGCGCGGCTTCAGGCAGTATTGGCTCGACAACGATTTCCTCCAGATATATCCGCCGTCATTCATGAACACGCCGTCGGAAACAGGCGCGCAGGTCTTCGAAGTAAAGTACTTCAAGGGCAAGGCATACCTCGCCCAGTCGCCCCAGTTCTACAAGCAAATGGGTATCGCATCCGGTTTCGAGCGCGTCTTCATGGTCGCTCCGGTATTCCGCGCCGAAGAATCGTTCACCACGCGCCACTTGACCGAATTCACCGGCTGGGACTTTGAAATGGCATATATCGAGTCGCATCACGACCTCATGGATACGGAGGAAAAAATGCTCGTTTCGGGCTTTACGGCAGTGAAAAAGGCATTCCCGAATCTGGCCATAGAAATCCCGACCACGCCATTCCCGCGCATTCCTATGGTCGAGGCGAAAAAGATCCTCAAAGAGCGCGGCGTCGAATCGGGCGAAGAGCATGACCTTTCGCCGGAGGAAGAGCGCGCGATCTGCGACTATGTAAAGGAAAAGCACGGCCACGATTTCGTATTCATCACCGACTACCACAAATCCAAGAGCGCCTTCTATCACATGCGCCACGAAGAGGGCAGCGAGCATGGCCCTGACCGATCGAAGCGCGCGGATCTTTTGTATCGCGGCATCGAGGTAACGACATTGGCCCAGCGCGAGCATCGCGTAGACATCCTCGAAAAGCAGGCTTTGGACAAAGGCATGAGCCTCGAAGCGCTCAAAGACTACATCAATTTCTTCCGCTATGGCTGTCCTCCGCACGGCGGAGCAGGCATCGGCCCGGCGCGCCTCATCATGAAGATGCTCGACCTTCCGAACGTTCGCGAAGCGACCTATTTGCCGCGCGACGTGAAGCGCTTGAATCCATAA
- a CDS encoding ScpA family protein, translating into MSFTVKQQHFEGPLELLLDLIEKRKLFVNDVSLAKVADDYIAYVHDLGEFPVAEGAQFVLVASTLLLIKSKSLLPQLTLTTEEQASIDDLNRRLKIYERMREVSGKLRPIFGKNVLFARGERKLDAVFSPDADMTIANLFAAAGRVLANLPKREFLPKVVVDKVISLEEMIGNLTKRVVESLRMSFREFSGHAGKTAENQAKKVDVIVSFLAMLELVKQGIINVTQERHFDDIQMETGQSVGVPKY; encoded by the coding sequence ATGTCCTTCACCGTCAAACAGCAGCATTTCGAAGGCCCGCTCGAGCTTCTCCTCGATCTGATAGAGAAGCGCAAATTATTCGTGAACGACGTATCGCTCGCGAAAGTCGCCGACGACTATATCGCATACGTGCACGATCTGGGCGAATTCCCGGTCGCCGAGGGCGCGCAATTTGTCCTTGTCGCTTCTACACTGCTGCTCATCAAATCGAAATCGCTCCTGCCGCAGCTGACATTAACGACCGAGGAGCAGGCGTCGATAGACGACCTGAACCGCCGTCTGAAGATATACGAGCGCATGCGCGAAGTGTCGGGCAAATTACGGCCGATATTCGGCAAAAACGTGCTCTTTGCCCGAGGCGAACGAAAGTTAGACGCTGTTTTTTCGCCCGACGCCGATATGACTATCGCGAACCTGTTCGCCGCCGCCGGTCGCGTGCTCGCCAACCTGCCGAAACGCGAATTTCTGCCGAAAGTCGTCGTGGACAAGGTCATCAGCCTCGAAGAGATGATCGGCAACCTGACCAAGCGCGTGGTCGAGAGCCTACGCATGAGCTTCCGCGAATTCAGCGGGCATGCGGGCAAAACCGCAGAGAATCAGGCCAAAAAAGTCGACGTCATCGTATCGTTCCTCGCCATGCTCGAATTGGTCAAGCAAGGCATCATAAACGTCACCCAGGAGCGCCATTTCGACGACATACAGATGGAAACCGGCCAGAGCGTTGGCGTGCCGAAATACTAG
- a CDS encoding UDP-N-acetylglucosamine--N-acetylmuramyl-(pentapeptide) pyrophosphoryl-undecaprenol N-acetylglucosamine transferase: MKILLTGGGTGGHFYPIIAIAQSIRAIAKTEKLIDASLYYMAPSQYDERALFENGIIFERSYAGKVRRYFSLWNITDALKTAVGVMKAVARVWQIYPDVVFGKGGYVSFPVLFAARVLGIPVVIHESDSHPGRVNLWAGKFAKRIALSYKEAAAYFPADKVAFTGNPVRKEIAEPIREGAREYLKLEDTIPTILILGGSQGSQRINEAIIGILPDLVKRYYVIHQTGKDNIDEMTNTSRVILNESIHRDRYKPFAYLNALALRMAAGASSLIISRAGSTIFEIALWKAPAIIIPIPEEISHDQTSNAFAYAAAGGCSVIEEVNLTPHVLAAEIERIIDKPEVADAMRAGAESFAHRDAADKIAREIIDIALTHSK, encoded by the coding sequence ATGAAAATCCTGCTTACGGGAGGCGGCACGGGAGGGCATTTCTATCCCATCATCGCCATAGCGCAGTCAATCAGGGCGATAGCGAAGACGGAGAAGCTCATCGACGCTTCTTTGTATTACATGGCGCCGTCGCAGTACGACGAGCGCGCCCTGTTCGAGAACGGCATCATATTCGAGCGCTCGTATGCGGGCAAAGTGCGCCGCTATTTCTCGCTCTGGAATATCACCGACGCGCTCAAGACCGCCGTCGGCGTCATGAAAGCCGTCGCCCGCGTCTGGCAGATATATCCCGACGTTGTCTTCGGCAAGGGCGGCTATGTGTCGTTCCCGGTGCTTTTCGCCGCGCGCGTCTTGGGCATTCCCGTCGTCATCCATGAATCGGATTCGCACCCCGGCCGCGTGAATCTGTGGGCAGGGAAGTTCGCGAAAAGAATCGCCCTGTCGTACAAGGAAGCCGCCGCATATTTTCCCGCGGACAAGGTCGCTTTCACCGGGAATCCGGTGCGAAAGGAGATCGCCGAGCCAATCCGCGAAGGCGCCCGCGAATATCTGAAGCTCGAGGATACCATTCCGACGATTTTGATCTTGGGCGGCTCGCAGGGCTCGCAGAGGATAAACGAGGCCATCATCGGCATCCTCCCTGATCTGGTCAAAAGATATTACGTCATCCACCAGACGGGTAAAGACAACATAGACGAGATGACCAACACGTCGCGCGTCATTCTGAACGAAAGCATCCACCGCGACCGATACAAGCCGTTCGCGTACCTGAACGCGCTGGCGCTGCGCATGGCCGCAGGCGCTTCGTCGCTGATCATCTCGCGCGCAGGCTCGACCATATTCGAGATCGCGCTTTGGAAAGCGCCGGCGATCATCATTCCGATCCCGGAAGAGATCAGCCACGACCAGACGTCGAACGCGTTCGCCTATGCTGCGGCGGGAGGATGTTCGGTCATAGAAGAGGTGAACCTGACGCCGCACGTATTGGCGGCAGAGATCGAGCGCATCATAGACAAGCCCGAAGTCGCTGACGCCATGCGCGCCGGCGCCGAATCGTTCGCCCATCGCGACGCGGCCGATAAGATCGCCCGCGAGATCATAGATATCGCTTTGACGCACTCCAAATAA
- a CDS encoding peptidoglycan DD-metalloendopeptidase family protein — protein MPKHSFRNIKTASIAVAFCAAFLFLCIETASPASAADSADDIRAKITENNQKIQDLQKQIDQYSTLLNSTSKEAQTLSSALKTLELTQKKLETNLALTSQKISKTSLTLKQLDDDIEDTEIKIAATSKAIAESIRDTAFAESQSPIENLLNNKNISATWDYVNAVQSLRTKVKDRYDDLSDLNELLNAKQDEALGEQSKLKSYQKDLAGQQQTVLATKDEKSKLLTATAGKEAEYKKILADKIAERETYEKELFSYESQLKVTLDPNAVPDAKAGILTWPLDSIRITQYFGKTVAAKRLYVSGTHGGIDLAASIGTPVKAALSGTVADTEPLKYKSGCQYGKYVLIRHPNGLSTIYGHLSVVSVKPGDTVITGDVIGYSGDTGYATGPHLHFGVYASEGIRVVDSSALGSKTCAGIKTVAAPTNAYLDPMAYLPKL, from the coding sequence ATGCCAAAACACAGCTTCCGTAATATAAAAACCGCGAGCATCGCCGTGGCGTTCTGCGCCGCGTTTTTGTTCTTATGCATAGAGACGGCTTCGCCCGCGTCCGCAGCCGATTCTGCCGACGACATACGCGCGAAGATCACCGAGAACAATCAGAAGATCCAGGACCTCCAGAAGCAGATAGACCAGTACTCGACGCTCCTCAATTCGACATCCAAGGAAGCCCAGACGCTCTCAAGCGCCCTTAAGACGCTCGAATTGACCCAGAAGAAGCTTGAGACGAACTTGGCCCTGACGAGCCAGAAGATATCGAAGACCAGCCTGACCCTGAAGCAGCTCGACGACGATATCGAGGACACGGAGATCAAGATCGCCGCGACATCGAAAGCCATCGCCGAATCCATCCGCGACACCGCGTTCGCCGAATCGCAGTCGCCGATCGAGAACCTGCTCAACAACAAGAACATCTCGGCGACCTGGGACTACGTGAACGCCGTCCAGAGCCTCCGGACCAAGGTCAAAGACCGCTATGACGACTTGAGCGACCTGAACGAGCTCTTGAATGCCAAGCAGGACGAAGCATTGGGCGAGCAGTCGAAATTGAAGTCATACCAGAAGGATCTGGCAGGCCAGCAGCAGACGGTGCTGGCGACGAAGGACGAGAAGTCCAAGCTTTTGACTGCGACGGCGGGCAAAGAGGCGGAATACAAGAAGATACTGGCGGACAAGATCGCCGAGCGCGAGACGTATGAAAAGGAGCTCTTCAGCTATGAGTCGCAATTGAAGGTGACGCTCGACCCGAATGCGGTTCCCGACGCCAAGGCCGGCATCCTGACCTGGCCTTTGGACAGCATCCGCATCACCCAGTACTTCGGCAAGACCGTCGCGGCCAAGCGCCTTTACGTGTCCGGCACCCATGGCGGCATAGACCTAGCCGCCTCTATCGGAACTCCGGTAAAGGCCGCATTGTCGGGCACCGTCGCCGATACGGAGCCTCTGAAATACAAGAGCGGCTGTCAGTACGGCAAATATGTGCTCATCAGGCATCCGAACGGCCTTTCGACCATATACGGCCACCTGTCGGTCGTATCGGTAAAGCCGGGGGATACGGTCATAACAGGGGATGTGATCGGGTATAGCGGCGACACCGGCTATGCCACCGGCCCGCACCTACATTTCGGCGTATACGCGAGCGAAGGCATCCGCGTCGTGGACTCGTCGGCCCTCGGGTCAAAGACCTGCGCAGGCATAAAGACCGTCGCTGCGCCGACGAACGCATATCTGGACCCGATGGCATATCTGCCGAAGCTCTAG
- the rplI gene encoding 50S ribosomal protein L9 has translation MKIVLTKDVKGVGKKHDVKTVADGFALNSLIPQGVAEVATAGVMKRVELVKKQEAAEKKVKEDLLAKNLKSIHDQVVEVALEANDKGHLFAGLHAAEIAPLVKEKTGVDILPEFIVLDKPIKAVGEHAVDIKVQGKSATFTLKVSAK, from the coding sequence ATGAAGATAGTACTCACCAAAGACGTAAAGGGCGTAGGGAAGAAGCACGACGTGAAGACCGTCGCCGACGGCTTCGCGTTGAACAGCCTCATTCCGCAGGGCGTAGCAGAAGTCGCGACTGCCGGCGTCATGAAGCGCGTCGAGCTCGTCAAAAAGCAGGAAGCAGCGGAGAAAAAGGTCAAGGAAGACCTTCTCGCCAAAAACCTCAAGTCCATCCACGACCAGGTCGTCGAAGTCGCCCTCGAGGCGAACGACAAGGGCCATCTCTTCGCCGGCCTTCATGCCGCCGAGATCGCTCCTTTGGTCAAAGAGAAGACCGGCGTAGATATCCTCCCTGAATTCATCGTCCTCGATAAGCCTATCAAGGCGGTAGGGGAGCACGCCGTAGACATCAAAGTGCAGGGCAAATCAGCGACGTTCACATTGAAGGTCAGCGCGAAATAG
- a CDS encoding putative peptidoglycan glycosyltransferase FtsW yields the protein MRKNRMDTRLLVAIGLLIVAGFLIFLSASLGLLARDSAHFGSIAFKQIFFGLVPGLLALYAFSRIDHMHWRKVSFWLFLFAIVLNVAIFIPGLGLRHGGAVRWLIIGPFSLQVSEVLKIAAVMYFAAWLSFVKDKASDFKKGFIPLCFMLFVTGVLCLLQPDTDTYLIIASALVAMFIAAGGKWRHIASLGAAGAIGLTLLAFSRPYVMARIQTFFDPSGATQAAGYQINQSLIAIGSGGIAGRGFGQSIQKFNYLPEPVGDSIFAVAAEEFGLIGGLVLLGLYVFFALRTLKVALTAENQFGTLLAVGIATFIIVQSFTNIGAMAGVLPLSGVPLLFVSQGGTALLFVLAESGILLNISRTARLRR from the coding sequence ATGCGCAAGAATCGGATGGATACGCGGCTCCTCGTAGCGATCGGGCTCCTCATCGTCGCCGGGTTTCTTATATTCTTATCGGCCTCGCTCGGGCTCCTCGCGCGCGACTCGGCCCATTTTGGTTCGATCGCTTTTAAACAAATATTTTTCGGACTCGTGCCGGGCCTCCTTGCCCTCTATGCGTTTTCGCGCATAGACCATATGCATTGGAGGAAAGTCTCGTTCTGGCTCTTCCTGTTCGCCATCGTCCTTAACGTCGCCATCTTCATACCGGGCCTGGGATTAAGGCACGGCGGCGCGGTCCGATGGCTTATCATCGGCCCGTTTTCGCTCCAGGTATCAGAGGTCCTGAAGATCGCAGCCGTCATGTATTTCGCCGCATGGCTTTCCTTCGTCAAAGACAAGGCGTCCGATTTTAAAAAAGGATTCATTCCGCTCTGCTTCATGCTCTTCGTGACGGGGGTCCTGTGCCTCCTCCAGCCCGATACCGACACGTATCTGATCATCGCTTCGGCATTGGTCGCCATGTTCATCGCCGCAGGGGGCAAGTGGCGGCACATCGCGTCTCTCGGCGCCGCGGGAGCGATCGGTCTGACATTGCTGGCGTTCTCGCGGCCGTACGTCATGGCGCGCATACAGACGTTCTTCGATCCGAGCGGCGCGACCCAGGCGGCGGGATATCAGATCAACCAGTCGCTCATCGCCATAGGATCGGGGGGCATCGCCGGCCGCGGCTTCGGCCAGAGCATCCAGAAATTCAACTATCTTCCTGAACCGGTGGGGGATTCGATATTCGCCGTGGCGGCGGAAGAATTCGGCCTGATTGGCGGGCTGGTATTGCTCGGCCTCTATGTGTTCTTCGCGCTGCGCACGCTGAAAGTCGCCCTGACCGCGGAGAACCAGTTCGGCACGCTGTTGGCGGTCGGCATAGCGACGTTCATCATCGTCCAGTCGTTCACGAACATAGGCGCGATGGCGGGCGTCTTGCCGCTCTCCGGCGTGCCGCTGCTGTTCGTATCGCAGGGCGGTACCGCATTGCTGTTCGTGTTGGCGGAATCCGGCATTCTTTTGAATATTTCGAGAACGGCACGTTTGAGGCGCTAA
- a CDS encoding 50S ribosomal protein L27 — MATKKSAGTTKNGRDSNPRYLGVKLYAGEVAKVGSIIIRQEGLNTLPGKNTALGKDYTIYATAEGRIKNSTKRMLGFNGRTKVKNVVHVQ; from the coding sequence ATGGCAACAAAGAAATCAGCCGGAACGACAAAAAACGGGCGCGATTCAAACCCGCGCTACCTCGGCGTGAAGCTCTACGCGGGCGAAGTCGCTAAAGTAGGCTCTATCATCATCCGCCAGGAGGGCCTCAATACCCTTCCGGGCAAGAATACGGCCCTCGGCAAGGACTACACTATCTACGCTACCGCCGAAGGCAGGATCAAGAACTCCACGAAGCGCATGCTCGGCTTCAACGGCAGGACGAAGGTTAAGAACGTCGTTCACGTTCAGTAG
- a CDS encoding SMC-Scp complex subunit ScpB, translating to MESAPAPLTLETKLEALLFWKGEPIILKKAAAMLDCAPEELETALTALETGLAGRGLRVIRNGDEIEMRTAPEVGTIIEKLTKDELMRDLGKAGLETLSIILYKGPVKRSEIDYIRGVNSSFILRNLLIRGLIERIAETSGRNGQPGQGRGYSYKPSIDLLAHLGVAKIEDLPDFAKVKAELQAFADEEAAADKASAESAPSHES from the coding sequence ATGGAATCCGCTCCCGCACCGCTCACACTTGAGACCAAGCTCGAAGCCCTGCTCTTCTGGAAAGGCGAGCCGATAATCCTAAAAAAGGCCGCGGCCATGCTCGATTGCGCGCCTGAGGAGCTCGAAACTGCTTTGACGGCCTTGGAAACCGGCCTCGCGGGGCGAGGACTTCGAGTCATCCGCAATGGCGACGAAATAGAGATGCGCACGGCTCCGGAAGTCGGCACGATCATCGAAAAGCTGACCAAAGACGAGCTCATGCGCGACCTGGGCAAAGCCGGACTCGAGACGCTGTCAATCATTCTGTACAAAGGCCCGGTCAAGCGATCAGAGATCGATTACATCCGCGGCGTGAACTCTTCGTTCATCTTGCGTAACCTGCTCATCCGCGGCCTTATCGAGCGCATCGCCGAGACCAGCGGCAGGAACGGGCAACCAGGCCAGGGCAGGGGCTATTCATACAAGCCGTCCATAGACCTGCTCGCGCACCTCGGCGTCGCCAAAATCGAAGACCTCCCGGATTTCGCAAAAGTAAAAGCCGAGCTCCAGGCTTTCGCCGACGAAGAGGCTGCTGCTGACAAAGCGTCGGCCGAATCCGCCCCATCGCATGAATCCTAA
- a CDS encoding class I SAM-dependent methyltransferase → MNTLTAPKAPTESIDWHLYCRNTRNKPPSDLARSSLALSKRTRPCPHVLELGPGSCADARFFLENGADTVTAVDASTAVRPYASALANEFLGRFMLQPVLFRDFGFDDGPYDLIFAQHSLQYHGTEGFDSLVGRIIGSLAPGGVFAATFIGTDHFVKKFWSDLAFSSRVDVERRLASLRIVDVREQREMKYAHECQGLVNHFIVMATRP, encoded by the coding sequence ATGAATACTCTGACCGCTCCTAAGGCTCCGACGGAGTCCATAGATTGGCATCTCTACTGCCGGAATACCAGGAACAAGCCTCCGTCCGACCTGGCCAGGTCTTCCCTCGCCCTGTCGAAGCGGACGCGCCCGTGCCCGCACGTTCTGGAGCTGGGTCCTGGATCCTGCGCCGATGCCCGGTTCTTCCTCGAGAACGGCGCCGACACGGTCACCGCCGTAGACGCGTCTACGGCCGTAAGGCCGTATGCGTCCGCTCTAGCGAACGAGTTCCTCGGCCGATTCATGCTCCAGCCGGTCCTCTTCCGCGATTTCGGTTTCGATGACGGCCCATACGACCTGATCTTCGCTCAGCATTCGCTCCAGTACCATGGAACCGAAGGCTTCGATAGTCTCGTCGGGCGCATCATCGGATCGTTGGCTCCAGGCGGCGTATTCGCCGCGACCTTCATCGGGACGGACCATTTCGTGAAGAAATTCTGGTCTGACCTCGCCTTCTCTTCGAGAGTGGACGTCGAGCGGCGGCTTGCGAGCCTCCGTATCGTCGACGTCCGCGAACAGAGGGAGATGAAATACGCTCACGAATGCCAGGGCCTGGTCAATCACTTCATCGTGATGGCGACAAGGCCCTGA
- a CDS encoding glutamate--tRNA ligase family protein: MISGIRAFFRANFGCKGGFGSKNGSKIVTRFAPSPTGLLHAGNYRTAVFSYLYARQNGGKFILRIEDTDAARSKKQYEDNIIESLAWLGLEYDATYRQSERGELYREYLEKLIAEGKAYVSSAENETARAAKSENPGPRNAVIRFKNPNKKVRFHDLIRGDIEFDTTDLGDFVIAKSVTEPIFHFAVILDDYLMGITHVVRGEDHISNTPRQILLIEALGAPVPTYAHLPLVLAHDRSKLSKRHGAKPITYYRDLGYLPDALLNYMALLGWNPGTEQEIFDRAGLVKAFDLSKVQKGGAIFNEEKLRWVNKEHIKRMAPAAFAAEIKRRVESSDRAKDLHWNITASMAEKIAPVLMERASAFSDIDASINAQDLDYYFAEPTYDALSLKWKDDADLAPATRHLDYIKAALTSLPDKKWNEEGIKAAIWPYAEKEGRGNVLWPFRYALSGKDRSPNPFTLASILGKQAVLKRIEEALGLIRKSADAKTQLP; this comes from the coding sequence ATGATCTCAGGAATCAGAGCCTTTTTCAGAGCTAATTTCGGATGCAAGGGCGGCTTTGGGTCAAAGAACGGCTCCAAAATAGTCACTCGCTTCGCGCCTTCGCCGACGGGGCTTCTCCACGCAGGCAACTATCGCACGGCGGTCTTTTCATACCTCTATGCCCGCCAGAACGGCGGCAAGTTCATACTCCGCATCGAAGATACCGACGCGGCCCGATCGAAAAAACAATACGAGGACAATATCATCGAAAGCCTGGCATGGCTCGGCCTCGAATACGACGCGACGTACCGCCAGTCAGAGAGGGGAGAGCTGTACCGCGAATACCTGGAGAAACTGATCGCGGAGGGGAAGGCGTATGTTTCAAGCGCCGAGAACGAAACCGCCCGCGCCGCCAAGAGCGAGAATCCCGGCCCGCGCAACGCAGTGATCCGCTTCAAAAACCCGAACAAAAAAGTCCGCTTCCACGACCTGATCAGGGGCGACATCGAATTCGACACGACCGACCTCGGCGATTTCGTCATCGCCAAGAGCGTCACGGAGCCTATCTTTCATTTCGCGGTCATACTCGACGACTATCTGATGGGCATAACGCACGTGGTGCGCGGCGAGGACCACATTTCGAATACGCCGCGGCAGATTTTGCTCATAGAAGCTCTCGGCGCGCCTGTGCCGACGTATGCGCACCTGCCGCTCGTCCTCGCCCACGACCGATCGAAGCTTTCTAAGCGCCACGGAGCGAAGCCGATCACCTATTACCGCGACCTCGGATACCTGCCGGACGCGCTCCTCAATTACATGGCGCTCCTCGGCTGGAATCCGGGCACCGAGCAGGAGATATTCGACCGCGCCGGCCTCGTCAAAGCATTCGATCTGTCGAAAGTCCAGAAAGGCGGCGCGATCTTCAACGAAGAGAAGCTCCGCTGGGTCAATAAAGAGCATATAAAGCGCATGGCGCCGGCGGCTTTCGCGGCGGAGATAAAGCGGCGCGTCGAATCGTCCGATCGGGCCAAAGACCTGCATTGGAACATCACGGCGTCCATGGCGGAGAAGATCGCGCCTGTACTCATGGAGCGCGCGAGCGCGTTCAGCGACATAGACGCGTCCATAAATGCGCAGGACCTCGATTACTATTTCGCCGAGCCGACGTATGACGCATTATCGCTGAAATGGAAAGACGATGCCGACCTGGCGCCGGCGACAAGGCACCTCGACTACATAAAAGCGGCCCTGACCTCTCTGCCCGACAAGAAATGGAATGAGGAGGGGATCAAGGCCGCGATATGGCCGTATGCGGAGAAAGAGGGCAGGGGCAATGTCCTCTGGCCCTTCCGCTATGCCCTTTCCGGAAAAGACCGATCGCCCAACCCCTTCACCCTCGCTTCGATATTAGGCAAACAAGCCGTCCTCAAACGTATTGAAGAGGCGCTGGGGCTTATACGCAAGAGCGCCGATGCCAAAACACAGCTTCCGTAA
- the trpS gene encoding tryptophan--tRNA ligase, giving the protein MSLPKKTLLSGVKPTGRPHIGNYFGAMKQFVDLLNTGKYDCYFMIADYHALNFIQNGATMRENIIELAIDYLAIGLDPKKAVLFKQSDVSAHTELAWIFDTITTMPYLMRAHAFKDAEAKDKEISVGTFNYPMLMAADILLYGTDIVPVGSDQKQHVEYARDTAQKFNNIFCQGAEPTFKLPTDMIIESVKTVPGTDGRKMSKSYGNTISLFATDEEIQKAVMSIVTDSSGGVPMNVRAIHELIRDKDYLDKLYGDNAGKYKALKDALVKDLQDFIRPMRERREKIAKNRKKVVKILEKGAKQARKRAEGMMERVRVSVGVTL; this is encoded by the coding sequence ATGTCTCTCCCTAAGAAAACCCTCCTTTCGGGCGTAAAGCCGACCGGAAGGCCTCATATCGGCAACTATTTCGGCGCGATGAAGCAGTTCGTGGATCTTTTGAATACAGGAAAATACGACTGCTATTTCATGATCGCCGACTATCACGCGCTTAACTTCATCCAGAACGGCGCGACTATGCGCGAGAACATCATCGAGCTCGCCATAGACTATCTCGCTATCGGCCTCGATCCGAAAAAGGCGGTCTTGTTCAAGCAGTCGGACGTTTCGGCGCATACCGAACTCGCATGGATATTCGATACCATAACGACCATGCCGTACCTCATGCGCGCGCATGCGTTCAAGGACGCCGAGGCGAAAGACAAGGAGATCTCCGTCGGCACGTTCAACTATCCGATGCTCATGGCGGCGGACATCCTTTTGTACGGCACTGACATCGTTCCGGTCGGCTCTGACCAGAAGCAGCATGTCGAATATGCCCGCGATACGGCCCAGAAATTCAACAATATCTTCTGCCAGGGCGCAGAACCGACGTTCAAACTGCCGACCGACATGATCATCGAGAGCGTAAAGACCGTTCCCGGCACCGACGGCCGCAAGATGTCGAAGTCATACGGCAATACCATCAGCCTGTTCGCTACGGATGAAGAGATACAGAAAGCCGTCATGTCCATTGTCACCGATTCTTCCGGCGGCGTGCCCATGAACGTCCGCGCCATCCACGAATTGATCCGCGATAAAGACTATTTGGACAAGCTCTATGGCGACAATGCCGGCAAGTACAAGGCGCTCAAGGACGCTCTGGTCAAAGACCTCCAGGATTTCATCAGGCCCATGCGCGAACGCCGCGAGAAGATAGCGAAGAATCGCAAGAAGGTTGTGAAGATTTTGGAAAAGGGCGCAAAGCAGGCGAGGAAGAGGGCGGAGGGGATGATGGAGAGGGTGAGGGTGAGCGTAGGTGTTACACTCTGA